One region of Xylanibacillus composti genomic DNA includes:
- a CDS encoding DUF6550 family protein has product MKRKIWVWTGCIILLGAMGLWAFNNDGGGKSAKVETNQNVSPSPNPSAAVTIPDVTPDPSSDAQLSNSKPITVPDVPEVTQDAGSSISESPVLQPEKEVKEVEVPLTEPVPTPKPTEPPKPKPVETEQPQAPDTPPTYEEKETQPNKPQNEPNAGDKNSSGKVFVPGFGWVEDSGENQGSQSSSDGDWNKQVGTMD; this is encoded by the coding sequence TTGAAACGCAAAATATGGGTATGGACGGGCTGCATCATTCTTTTAGGAGCAATGGGTTTATGGGCGTTCAACAATGATGGCGGCGGTAAATCTGCCAAGGTTGAAACCAACCAGAACGTTTCTCCATCTCCCAATCCTTCTGCCGCTGTTACGATACCGGATGTTACACCCGATCCATCTTCTGACGCTCAACTTTCTAATTCTAAACCTATCACGGTTCCCGACGTTCCCGAAGTAACACAAGATGCGGGTTCAAGCATTTCGGAATCGCCTGTGCTTCAACCGGAGAAAGAAGTTAAGGAAGTCGAAGTACCTCTTACCGAACCGGTTCCGACACCAAAACCGACAGAGCCGCCAAAGCCTAAGCCCGTAGAAACGGAGCAACCACAGGCTCCTGATACTCCTCCGACTTATGAGGAGAAAGAAACCCAGCCGAACAAGCCGCAAAATGAGCCGAATGCGGGCGACAAAAATAGCAGTGGCAAAGTCTTTGTTCCAGGTTTCGGTTGGGTCGAAGACTCTGGTGAAAATCAAGGCAGTCAAAGCAGTTCAGATGGAGATTGGAATAAGCAAGTAGGTACGATGGATTAA
- a CDS encoding secretion protein F: protein MTGLLFGFGLSFAAGAYFLLADLMHVSTRASTRAILEVAKTGNGKPSSLHVLLFRLSALLAERLPLSDYYKRKTAATLRSAGISLTPEVFLSQAIVKAGLILGAGMALLPLLPLLSPLLIFLAIALFFKDYRSADEVVRKKREQIETELPRFVATVAQELKASRDVLRILETYASHAGESLQHELQMTIADMKSGNLETALLRLETRIGSPMLSDMVRGLLAVLRGDQGVVYFEMLAHDFKLAEIQKLKRIAMKRPGKIRKYSFLMLACYILTYMVIIGMEIMKAIGKLF from the coding sequence ATGACGGGACTTCTTTTTGGTTTCGGTTTGTCTTTTGCAGCCGGTGCCTATTTTTTGTTGGCTGATCTAATGCATGTCTCCACCCGTGCCAGCACAAGAGCGATTCTGGAGGTAGCCAAAACTGGTAACGGGAAACCATCCTCCCTGCACGTGCTGCTCTTTCGTCTCTCCGCCTTGCTGGCAGAACGCTTGCCACTCAGCGACTATTACAAACGTAAGACGGCGGCTACGCTCCGTTCCGCGGGCATCTCCCTCACACCCGAAGTGTTTCTCTCGCAAGCGATTGTAAAAGCAGGTCTAATCTTGGGTGCAGGAATGGCGCTGCTTCCCTTGCTGCCTCTGCTTTCTCCCCTATTGATTTTTTTGGCAATCGCTCTCTTTTTTAAGGACTATCGCTCTGCCGACGAAGTGGTGCGAAAAAAGCGAGAACAAATTGAAACGGAGCTCCCCCGTTTTGTCGCAACCGTAGCCCAAGAATTGAAGGCATCCCGCGATGTCCTGCGGATACTGGAGACGTATGCCAGCCATGCCGGAGAGAGTTTGCAGCATGAACTTCAAATGACGATTGCCGATATGAAAAGCGGCAATTTGGAAACCGCGCTGCTCCGACTAGAAACCCGAATCGGCAGCCCCATGCTCTCTGACATGGTGCGCGGCTTGCTGGCCGTCTTGCGCGGCGACCAAGGCGTTGTCTATTTTGAGATGTTGGCTCACGATTTCAAACTGGCCGAGATCCAGAAGCTCAAGCGGATTGCAATGAAACGCCCCGGCAAAATCCGCAAATATTCCTTCCTCATGCTTGCCTGTTACATCCTTACCTACATGGTCATTATCGGCATGGAGATCATGAAGGCGATCGGCAAGTTGTTCTAG
- a CDS encoding VirB4 family type IV secretion system protein: MSRNANVSSNASLLNAITPMGLGFSRAGLTVGEEAAKMYGVIQYPQKVDIGWLSPLTNLPATMVAIGFQPIDNSALINAISKSITQNRSLADSAKDPLTRQRAEKAAADGEQIMLQIDQNGETVGLMNMVVMPFAHEETLFNRACRRVENTFSMMRCKIRTLAHLQKESYTHLSPLYPAQEPIENVLNKIMPMSTFVGGFPFASSGFNDGTGYYLAKDASGGLIIVDLWRRGGDRTNSNIVVMGIAGVGKSTAVKHIALSEYMKGTKIIFVDPESEYKELTLRLNGDWINAGGGAGGKINPLQIRPAPRDDDDEEHPLYKDEGNGMSDMALHLKNLEIFFNLYIPDLTMMQKAVLKQCLIELYHQFQITWTTDITKLNSVDFPTFSDLHNLISAKEQATQDDIYKELSLLLHDIAHGGDSFLWNSHSTIQTRSRCICLDTHSLQNTSDNIKRTQYFNLLSWCWEQMSQDRNERVLLICDESYLMIDPNVPQSLVFLRNVEKRARKYEASLAIISHSVVDFLAPEVKMYGQALLDIPCIKILMGTDGQNLKETRELYNLTEAEEELLASKKREHALLMIGSKRMHVHFEIPEYKFAYMGAAGGR, encoded by the coding sequence ATGTCACGCAATGCTAACGTATCCTCTAATGCATCTCTGTTGAACGCCATTACACCAATGGGCCTTGGTTTTTCACGTGCGGGCCTTACCGTCGGAGAAGAGGCAGCTAAAATGTATGGCGTCATCCAATACCCGCAAAAAGTGGACATTGGCTGGCTCTCCCCTCTCACCAATCTGCCTGCTACGATGGTCGCCATCGGTTTTCAGCCGATTGACAACAGCGCCTTAATCAATGCTATTTCCAAGTCCATTACCCAAAACCGCAGTCTGGCCGACAGCGCCAAAGACCCGCTTACCCGCCAGCGGGCAGAAAAAGCGGCAGCGGACGGCGAGCAAATCATGCTGCAAATTGACCAAAACGGCGAAACGGTAGGACTCATGAACATGGTCGTCATGCCGTTTGCCCATGAAGAAACGCTATTCAACCGAGCTTGTCGCCGCGTTGAAAACACATTCAGCATGATGCGCTGTAAAATTCGCACGCTTGCTCATCTTCAGAAAGAAAGCTACACCCATTTGTCGCCTTTATATCCTGCTCAGGAGCCAATCGAAAATGTATTGAACAAAATCATGCCGATGAGTACCTTCGTGGGTGGTTTTCCGTTTGCCAGCAGTGGCTTCAATGATGGAACCGGCTATTACCTAGCCAAGGACGCCAGCGGCGGACTGATTATTGTTGATCTATGGCGGCGCGGCGGGGATCGAACGAATTCCAACATCGTGGTGATGGGCATAGCCGGTGTGGGCAAATCGACGGCGGTTAAACATATTGCGCTTAGCGAGTACATGAAAGGAACCAAAATCATTTTCGTGGACCCCGAATCCGAGTACAAAGAGCTAACTCTGCGCTTAAACGGCGATTGGATCAATGCCGGCGGCGGCGCAGGCGGAAAGATCAATCCGTTGCAAATTCGCCCAGCTCCTCGTGACGATGATGACGAGGAGCATCCGCTCTATAAGGATGAAGGAAACGGCATGTCGGATATGGCCTTGCATCTCAAAAATTTGGAGATATTTTTTAATCTTTACATCCCTGACCTTACAATGATGCAAAAAGCCGTTCTCAAGCAATGTTTAATCGAGCTATATCATCAATTTCAAATCACATGGACCACCGACATCACTAAACTGAATTCCGTGGACTTTCCAACGTTTTCTGATCTCCACAACCTTATCTCTGCCAAGGAACAAGCGACACAGGATGACATCTATAAAGAATTATCCCTGCTGTTGCACGATATTGCACACGGCGGGGATTCTTTTTTATGGAATAGCCACAGCACCATTCAAACCCGCAGCCGCTGCATTTGTCTGGATACGCATTCGCTTCAAAATACGTCCGATAACATCAAGAGAACGCAATACTTCAATTTGCTATCCTGGTGCTGGGAGCAGATGTCGCAGGATCGGAATGAACGGGTACTGCTAATCTGTGATGAATCCTATCTCATGATCGACCCGAACGTTCCGCAAAGTCTAGTTTTTCTTCGGAACGTCGAGAAGCGAGCACGGAAATATGAAGCGAGTTTGGCCATTATCTCTCACAGCGTCGTGGATTTTCTGGCTCCTGAAGTGAAGATGTACGGTCAAGCGCTGCTCGATATTCCTTGCATCAAAATCCTGATGGGAACCGATGGACAAAACCTCAAAGAAACTCGGGAACTGTACAACTTAACTGAAGCTGAAGAGGAGCTTCTCGCCAGTAAAAAGCGCGAACACGCTCTGCTTATGATCGGCTCCAAACGAATGCACGTTCACTTCGAGATTCCCGAGTACAAGTTTGCTTATATGGGAGCCGCAGGAGGACGATGA
- the cpaB gene encoding Flp pilus assembly protein CpaB, protein MNWIKNRTVLGASCIILSLVLCLGIAPLLNRSASEQVAIVRIVQDVARGEAIATTHVENANVGAYNLPADVLKSSDDVVGQYATVDLKAGDYVLPSKLSTVPLDAYLTRLDGQKQALSVTIKSLAAGLSGKLQPGDIVSLIAADYGDLRTTALPPELQYVEVLSVTTSSGLDAQSTTNDQKDENEKELPSTLTLLVQPQQAVLLTDIENKGKLHAALVYRGDAATAQRFLDQQDAYFTSKEKPEEAAHE, encoded by the coding sequence ATGAATTGGATAAAAAACCGTACCGTGTTGGGGGCAAGCTGCATTATCCTCTCCCTCGTCCTTTGCCTCGGCATTGCACCGCTGCTGAACCGGAGCGCCAGTGAACAAGTCGCCATTGTACGCATTGTCCAAGATGTGGCTAGGGGAGAGGCCATTGCCACAACCCACGTAGAAAATGCCAATGTCGGAGCCTACAACTTGCCCGCTGACGTACTGAAATCAAGTGATGATGTAGTGGGGCAGTATGCCACTGTTGACCTGAAAGCTGGCGACTATGTGCTCCCCTCCAAGCTGTCGACAGTTCCCCTCGACGCTTATCTGACCCGTCTGGACGGACAGAAACAGGCCCTGTCTGTTACGATCAAAAGCCTCGCGGCAGGACTGTCAGGTAAGCTGCAGCCTGGTGATATTGTCAGCTTGATCGCAGCCGACTACGGCGATCTTCGTACGACCGCGCTGCCCCCGGAGTTACAGTATGTTGAAGTATTGTCGGTAACGACTAGCAGCGGTCTGGATGCCCAATCCACAACAAACGACCAAAAAGACGAGAACGAAAAGGAACTGCCTTCCACGCTTACACTGCTCGTTCAGCCACAGCAAGCCGTTTTATTGACCGATATCGAAAACAAAGGAAAGCTCCATGCTGCACTGGTATATCGGGGAGATGCGGCAACTGCGCAACGATTCCTTGATCAACAAGATGCCTATTTCACTTCCAAGGAGAAACCGGAGGAAGCTGCGCATGAATAA
- a CDS encoding DUF4320 family protein → MLNRAICSRRGEGYVDVAVIVLAAMLCVGLAIQVFPVFMAQQKLNTFANELVREAEISGRVGSETTQRANELQEQTGLHPTISWSKTGQIQINEEVSVSLHMTVDIGLFGGFGSFPIELSASAKGKSEVYWK, encoded by the coding sequence ATGCTGAATCGAGCGATCTGCTCCCGGCGAGGCGAAGGCTATGTCGATGTCGCCGTCATTGTGCTGGCGGCCATGCTCTGCGTCGGACTTGCCATTCAAGTCTTTCCGGTGTTCATGGCCCAGCAAAAGCTGAATACGTTCGCGAATGAACTGGTGAGGGAAGCAGAGATTTCCGGCAGAGTCGGCTCGGAAACTACACAGCGGGCCAATGAATTGCAGGAACAAACCGGGCTGCACCCCACCATTTCGTGGAGCAAAACAGGCCAAATTCAAATCAATGAGGAAGTGTCGGTCTCGCTGCACATGACGGTAGATATCGGTTTATTCGGAGGCTTTGGCTCGTTTCCCATCGAGCTTTCTGCTTCTGCTAAAGGAAAGTCCGAGGTGTATTGGAAATGA
- a CDS encoding helix-turn-helix domain-containing protein — protein MEFYQKLKKLRAQKGWSQEEFAEKLQVSRQAISKWENGQGFPETEKLVKMSRLFQVSLDYLLKDEDQSIGEHGTTEEGYYASQEVVEAYLLSKKQGAKKIAAGVAILIASILLPMYFQEAFSYVLFMMVVAVGVAILVWQGFSVKAYKELETQPLVFDDSFIKDFRQKNLVNRKRYGILIVTGIVIIILSFGIPFLTNDTGQADRDPLLVLMPLAWASAVYLFIIAGSALEGERLVTNNEEYVKEYEKDEESSKHGWIHAVIWPLAAVVFLAIGFIWNAWHPGWLVFLVAAVFTIAYTAWKSSKD, from the coding sequence ATGGAATTTTATCAAAAACTAAAAAAGCTGAGGGCACAAAAAGGATGGTCCCAAGAGGAATTTGCTGAAAAGCTACAAGTCTCCAGACAAGCAATTAGTAAATGGGAGAACGGTCAAGGATTTCCGGAAACAGAAAAACTGGTGAAAATGAGCAGGCTATTCCAGGTTTCGCTCGATTACCTGTTAAAGGATGAAGATCAGTCCATTGGAGAACACGGAACGACTGAGGAAGGCTATTATGCCAGTCAGGAAGTTGTGGAAGCCTATCTTTTAAGTAAGAAGCAGGGTGCCAAAAAAATCGCCGCCGGAGTGGCTATTCTTATAGCCTCAATCTTATTGCCTATGTATTTTCAAGAAGCGTTTAGCTATGTGTTGTTTATGATGGTCGTTGCTGTTGGAGTGGCTATCTTGGTGTGGCAAGGCTTTAGCGTAAAAGCGTACAAGGAACTTGAAACACAACCATTAGTTTTTGATGATTCGTTTATTAAAGATTTTAGACAGAAAAACTTGGTCAATCGTAAAAGGTATGGAATATTAATCGTCACCGGAATTGTGATCATTATATTAAGTTTTGGGATCCCTTTTTTGACTAACGACACTGGTCAGGCTGATAGAGATCCCCTCTTAGTGCTAATGCCGCTGGCATGGGCATCTGCTGTGTACTTGTTCATTATTGCAGGGTCGGCATTGGAGGGCGAACGATTGGTTACCAACAATGAAGAATATGTAAAGGAATATGAGAAAGATGAGGAATCGAGCAAACATGGCTGGATTCATGCGGTAATTTGGCCCTTGGCAGCTGTTGTTTTTCTGGCGATCGGTTTTATTTGGAATGCTTGGCATCCTGGGTGGTTGGTGTTTCTGGTTGCCGCCGTTTTTACAATCGCTTATACTGCATGGAAAAGTAGTAAAGATTGA
- a CDS encoding PH domain-containing protein: MNTQFHFDAAEVVLSFSGLAAITGFKRKLTIPYSAIMSVQTGPFQERVTALPTGGVSLPFYRTGRFLHNGKRTFMAYSKRHSVVILELAPSSLYQRIVVETEQPEQIKQQLTARCQHL, translated from the coding sequence ATGAATACTCAATTTCATTTTGACGCTGCTGAAGTCGTCTTGTCGTTTTCCGGGTTAGCAGCCATTACAGGTTTCAAGCGCAAATTGACAATTCCTTATTCCGCGATTATGTCCGTGCAGACAGGACCATTCCAAGAGCGCGTCACGGCATTGCCAACTGGAGGGGTATCTCTGCCCTTTTATCGGACTGGACGCTTTCTCCATAACGGAAAACGCACCTTTATGGCCTACTCGAAACGACATTCAGTCGTAATTCTCGAATTAGCTCCTTCGTCTTTATACCAGCGTATCGTTGTGGAAACCGAACAGCCTGAACAAATCAAGCAGCAGTTAACGGCCCGCTGTCAGCATTTATAA
- a CDS encoding alpha/beta hydrolase has translation MKVGLSMASEQKSKLFKKRWPKVVLIIVLVLVVSGIAGSNYQDRSKQAEATRYPPLGTMVEVEEKQMHVYAQGEGDMTIVLASGHGTENPYVDFYPLHEKLSEQARVVVYDRFGYGWSDQTSVPRDIDIITQELHTLLHESGEKGPYLFVAHSIASLETIRFAQIHPEEVAGIVLLDAGNPTFYETYETPSKAAQKIMQTLKNTGVLRMLSHIDSVTDTLLQPEEGYGQHIPESLKKLQLAMFLKNFSNDTVIDEMLHLQSNAKKVIEAGHLGDLPLIWFTSGINQQAIQGWSESQEALAEWSTNSKQIILDSAGHYVHHHEPGLIIEEISNLTKALLQK, from the coding sequence ATGAAAGTAGGGTTGAGTATGGCATCAGAACAAAAATCAAAGTTGTTTAAGAAGCGATGGCCGAAAGTAGTGCTGATTATCGTGTTGGTGCTTGTAGTGTCAGGAATCGCGGGTTCCAATTACCAAGATCGAAGCAAGCAGGCGGAAGCCACCCGATATCCGCCATTGGGCACAATGGTTGAGGTCGAAGAGAAACAGATGCATGTGTACGCACAAGGTGAAGGAGATATGACCATTGTGTTGGCTTCGGGGCATGGCACGGAAAATCCATATGTGGATTTCTACCCGTTGCATGAGAAACTCTCGGAGCAGGCCAGGGTGGTAGTTTATGATCGCTTTGGTTATGGCTGGAGTGATCAAACATCGGTTCCAAGGGATATTGATATCATTACGCAAGAATTGCACACCTTATTGCATGAGAGCGGGGAGAAGGGCCCTTATCTTTTTGTCGCACATTCCATTGCATCTCTGGAAACTATTCGCTTTGCCCAGATACATCCGGAAGAAGTTGCGGGTATTGTTCTGCTTGATGCTGGCAATCCAACATTTTACGAGACCTATGAGACACCTTCGAAAGCAGCTCAAAAGATCATGCAAACGTTGAAAAACACCGGCGTGCTGCGTATGCTATCCCATATTGATTCCGTTACCGATACCTTGCTTCAGCCAGAAGAAGGATATGGGCAACATATTCCTGAGTCGCTCAAGAAATTGCAGCTTGCGATGTTCTTGAAAAATTTTTCGAATGACACAGTCATTGACGAAATGCTGCATCTGCAGTCTAATGCTAAAAAAGTAATCGAGGCCGGTCATCTTGGGGATCTTCCGCTAATTTGGTTCACATCGGGAATCAATCAGCAAGCGATCCAGGGGTGGTCGGAGTCTCAGGAAGCGTTGGCGGAATGGTCTACAAACAGCAAACAAATAATATTAGATAGCGCGGGCCACTATGTGCATCACCATGAACCTGGACTTATCATCGAGGAAATTTCGAATCTGACAAAAGCTTTGCTTCAAAAATGA
- a CDS encoding CpaF/VirB11 family protein codes for MNQTALYFSSQSKPFNEVLKEVQAYLSSKYATLLSRHPAEQKQQIIAYISQYLTDHRLHVSSLSLDELIDRLYAEMVEYSFLTRYLFASDVEEININGYNDVKISYTNGSILPADEQFSSPEHAVNVIRRLLHQSGMILDYSQPIVRGHLANNIRITVFGAPVTDKDKGIAASIRIVNPLKLAREDFIRSGTATGEMLDFLSQCLRYGLSICVTGATGSGKTTLMSWLLSTIPFDKRIFTIENGTREFDLVMTDETGNVLNNVVHTVTRSSEDARQNIDQEKLLEFALTANPDVICVGEMKSAEAFAAQEAARTGHTVITTTHANSCLATYYRMVTLCTQKYEMNDRTLFNLVTEAFPIVLFVKKLEDNVRRIMEITECRIQLDGTREVVPLYRFAVRSTREVGGQIRIEGDYEKVNDISPGLQKRLLENGLPLSLLQRLQKGGDST; via the coding sequence ATGAACCAAACCGCACTTTATTTCTCCAGCCAATCCAAGCCCTTTAACGAAGTACTGAAGGAGGTACAAGCCTACCTTTCTAGCAAATACGCGACGTTGCTTAGCAGGCATCCGGCAGAGCAAAAACAGCAGATAATCGCGTACATTAGTCAATACTTGACCGATCATCGTCTGCATGTCTCTAGTCTTTCCTTGGATGAACTGATCGACCGGCTGTACGCAGAAATGGTGGAGTATTCGTTTTTGACCCGCTACTTGTTTGCAAGTGACGTGGAAGAGATCAACATTAACGGCTATAACGACGTGAAAATCAGCTACACGAACGGCTCTATCCTGCCTGCCGATGAACAGTTCTCTTCCCCCGAACATGCGGTCAATGTGATTCGGCGTTTACTCCACCAGTCCGGCATGATTCTGGATTACTCGCAACCGATTGTGCGCGGCCACCTTGCTAACAATATCCGCATTACCGTATTCGGCGCACCTGTGACGGATAAGGACAAGGGGATTGCCGCTTCCATTCGGATCGTCAATCCGCTAAAGCTGGCGCGGGAGGATTTTATCCGTAGCGGCACAGCAACCGGTGAGATGCTGGACTTTCTCAGCCAATGTTTGCGATACGGCCTTTCGATCTGTGTGACCGGAGCGACGGGCAGCGGCAAAACGACGCTAATGAGTTGGCTTCTGTCCACCATTCCTTTCGACAAACGTATTTTCACGATTGAAAACGGGACGCGCGAGTTTGACCTCGTGATGACAGACGAAACAGGGAACGTCCTGAATAATGTGGTGCATACCGTGACTCGTTCCAGTGAAGATGCGCGTCAAAACATTGATCAGGAAAAATTACTTGAGTTTGCACTCACAGCCAACCCTGATGTGATCTGTGTTGGAGAAATGAAATCCGCCGAGGCGTTTGCCGCTCAGGAAGCGGCTCGTACCGGTCATACGGTGATCACTACGACCCACGCCAATTCATGCCTTGCTACCTATTATCGGATGGTCACGCTTTGTACGCAAAAGTATGAAATGAATGACAGAACGCTTTTCAATTTGGTCACCGAAGCGTTCCCGATTGTCCTTTTTGTCAAAAAGCTGGAGGATAATGTTCGACGCATCATGGAGATCACGGAATGCCGCATTCAACTGGATGGAACGCGTGAAGTGGTTCCTTTGTATCGATTCGCAGTCCGATCCACTCGGGAAGTCGGCGGACAGATTCGCATTGAAGGCGACTATGAAAAAGTGAACGACATCTCTCCCGGATTACAGAAACGTCTATTGGAAAACGGTCTCCCCTTGTCCCTGCTGCAACGATTACAAAAAGGGGGCGATAGCACATGA
- a CDS encoding prepilin peptidase: MMDAEPALLVKGLLFTLFLMIASSHDIRTREIPNWLPLALVGSGLLQLHLVSALLGLLAASLPYLLAAVITGGKIGGGDIKLMAACGFVLGPVGGILQSIVGLTLVLLFAIGIAFRSGLKSAKQTALPLVPFLAAGGLLTFTLLHLL, from the coding sequence ATGATGGACGCAGAGCCCGCCCTCTTGGTAAAGGGCTTGTTGTTTACCTTGTTCCTCATGATCGCGAGTTCTCACGACATTCGCACACGTGAGATTCCCAATTGGTTGCCGCTCGCATTAGTTGGTTCAGGCTTGCTCCAACTTCATCTGGTGTCGGCTCTCCTCGGCCTGCTTGCCGCCAGCTTGCCTTATTTGCTGGCCGCCGTTATCACAGGCGGAAAGATCGGTGGCGGTGACATCAAGCTGATGGCTGCCTGCGGCTTTGTCTTGGGACCTGTCGGCGGTATCCTGCAAAGTATTGTTGGGTTAACGCTCGTTTTGCTGTTCGCCATTGGGATTGCTTTTCGTAGCGGACTTAAAAGCGCCAAACAGACCGCCTTACCGCTAGTTCCTTTTCTCGCGGCAGGCGGTTTGCTCACGTTTACATTACTTCATTTGTTATGA
- a CDS encoding C39 family peptidase, whose protein sequence is MDPSTAKLLAQLAAKLAADEEARKRLLLLIAVPIVALLLLVAMILQLLTSPIESLKIWLTPNEAPIVEDLRSDYGYTQLLQADEEGYKESNGQQYEGVVFQDGGREVVYFNQLDIRWADKPYGPNDTIGVAGCGPTSLSIVVSTLTGQTVDPVTMSKWAYDNGYLAEGTGSYHSLIPDGAKHFGLQVTGATVKDKQTIVDALGAGKLVIAIMAKGHFTSSGHFIVLRGVTEDGHILVADPASKKRSEQSWDFNIILTEARQNAGAGGPFWIIS, encoded by the coding sequence ATGGACCCATCAACGGCTAAGTTACTAGCGCAACTTGCCGCCAAATTGGCTGCTGACGAAGAAGCGCGCAAACGTCTCCTCCTTCTAATCGCCGTTCCTATTGTCGCGCTTTTGCTTCTCGTCGCCATGATTTTACAACTGTTAACTTCACCGATTGAATCCCTCAAAATCTGGCTCACTCCCAATGAAGCTCCAATTGTTGAAGATTTACGCTCCGATTACGGATACACGCAATTGTTGCAAGCAGATGAAGAGGGTTACAAGGAAAGCAATGGCCAGCAATACGAAGGTGTCGTATTCCAGGACGGCGGCCGAGAAGTCGTGTACTTTAACCAACTAGATATCCGATGGGCAGACAAGCCTTACGGCCCAAACGATACGATTGGTGTTGCAGGTTGTGGCCCGACTTCTCTTTCCATTGTGGTCTCCACGCTAACCGGTCAAACGGTTGATCCGGTCACCATGTCCAAGTGGGCCTATGACAATGGCTATTTGGCAGAAGGCACCGGCAGCTACCACAGCTTGATTCCAGACGGAGCCAAACATTTTGGTTTACAGGTAACTGGTGCGACCGTTAAGGATAAGCAGACCATCGTCGATGCTCTGGGTGCCGGTAAGCTCGTTATCGCCATTATGGCCAAAGGGCATTTCACTTCATCCGGCCATTTCATTGTTCTGCGCGGCGTTACGGAAGATGGGCACATTTTAGTCGCTGACCCGGCTAGCAAGAAAAGGAGCGAGCAGTCTTGGGATTTCAATATCATCCTAACTGAAGCCCGACAAAACGCTGGGGCGGGCGGACCGTTTTGGATCATTTCATGA
- a CDS encoding JAB domain-containing protein gives MGYLHTNEKYFSDFVQSIHKLTRIPLDKLEEYGKVNNLINVLEHPRVLEPTVAQFQKIEQLNAFLRAYRVVKWEEENARQCIRSPQQAGDYFSTLLEGVRDRERFMVAFLNNSNRIIETRTISEGSIDQAPVYPRDILKPALNCDCSSLIFAHNHPGGTLSPSPEDVQLTRRMVDIFNPLNIQVLDHIIIAGNGYLSMAEMGKLPSVAERTANYESISLPVMEQSDYPYETLHSSDEIDDEWER, from the coding sequence ATGGGTTACCTCCACACGAATGAGAAGTATTTTTCTGATTTTGTCCAATCTATTCACAAATTGACTCGCATCCCGCTAGACAAGCTGGAGGAATACGGCAAGGTAAACAACCTGATAAACGTGCTGGAACATCCTCGTGTTTTGGAACCGACTGTTGCGCAATTTCAAAAGATCGAACAGCTCAATGCATTCCTTCGGGCCTATCGCGTAGTCAAGTGGGAGGAAGAAAACGCCAGACAGTGTATTCGCTCGCCACAACAAGCAGGCGACTATTTTTCTACGCTGCTCGAAGGCGTTCGGGACCGGGAACGGTTCATGGTTGCCTTCTTGAATAACAGTAATCGCATCATCGAGACCCGAACGATTTCGGAAGGAAGCATCGACCAAGCGCCTGTTTACCCCCGTGATATCTTGAAGCCCGCATTGAATTGCGACTGCTCCTCTTTAATATTTGCCCATAATCATCCAGGCGGCACGCTCTCCCCTTCTCCTGAAGACGTACAGTTAACACGACGGATGGTTGATATTTTCAACCCATTAAACATCCAAGTACTTGATCACATCATCATTGCAGGCAACGGCTACCTGTCCATGGCTGAAATGGGCAAATTGCCGAGCGTTGCAGAAAGGACTGCCAACTACGAGTCCATCTCCCTTCCAGTGATGGAACAAAGCGACTATCCATACGAAACACTGCATTCGTCAGACGAAATCGATGACGAATGGGAACGGTAA
- a CDS encoding helix-turn-helix domain-containing protein, whose product MKKTDLLLHPVRMRIIQQLLAGKPQTIMQLVEALGDVPQATLYRHMKLMLESNLIEVVQVNKIHGQEERVYAAVQENLSISESEAYSASQEDHLRYFSVFHTNLLQQATAYLSKTPVKQYAADGFGYWNAPLHMTDEEFASFVATINELLDKVAANKPTSERKTRLFASMMIPQPQKPPSKGE is encoded by the coding sequence GTGAAAAAAACCGATTTACTGCTTCATCCTGTACGGATGCGAATCATTCAACAGCTGCTTGCGGGAAAACCTCAAACCATTATGCAATTGGTGGAAGCACTTGGGGATGTGCCGCAAGCAACCTTATACCGCCATATGAAGCTGATGCTGGAATCCAACTTGATTGAAGTTGTCCAAGTCAACAAAATACATGGACAAGAAGAACGCGTCTATGCTGCCGTACAAGAAAATTTGTCCATTTCAGAAAGTGAAGCATACTCCGCTTCTCAAGAGGACCATCTGCGGTACTTCTCCGTCTTCCATACCAATCTGCTGCAACAGGCAACCGCTTATCTGAGCAAAACACCGGTTAAGCAGTACGCGGCAGACGGATTCGGCTACTGGAATGCACCGCTCCATATGACGGATGAAGAATTTGCGTCCTTCGTTGCAACCATCAATGAGCTGCTGGACAAGGTTGCGGCGAATAAGCCAACTTCTGAGCGAAAAACGCGACTTTTTGCTTCGATGATGATTCCGCAACCTCAAAAACCACCAAGTAAAGGAGAATAA